From Oncorhynchus mykiss isolate Arlee chromosome 25, USDA_OmykA_1.1, whole genome shotgun sequence, a single genomic window includes:
- the LOC110505582 gene encoding kinesin-like protein KIF26A isoform X3 has product MDWKELAAQKLNLSSKRKKHQSPSLLHSGAQQPSIYPTNFSGTLQLSPPPAPPCLLHAVSKVKENPGMGKVKVMMRICPSLEAPDSSESMSFLKVDPRKKQLTLYDPSVNDHTNSGHRRATVAIPKIFAFDAVFTQDASQAEVCSGTVSEVIQSVVNGADGCIFCFGHVRLGKTFTMIGKDGSTQSLGIVPCAISWLFKLINERKEKTGTRFSVRVSAVEICGKEEALKDLLSEVSIGSLQDGQSPGVYLREDPICGTQLQNQSELRAPTAEKAAFFLDAAIAARSTSRPDTDEEERRNSHMLFTLHIYQYRMEKSGKGGMSGGRSRLHLIDLGSCEKVLSKSRDGGGGLCLSLTALGNVIMALANGAKHVPYRDSKLTMLLRESLGNINCRTTMIAHISDSSANYAESLTTIQLASRIHRMRKKKSKYASSSSGGESSCEEGRIRRPPHLRPFHPRTVALDPDLPSLLSDPDYSSSSEQSCDTVIYVGPGGAAISDRELSDNEGPPAFVPIIPSLNRKRSGKEGPLDRDHFFMCNTFAELQERLECIDGSEEPTAFVGEGRASQASPQMDSKAKEGPGSASLKTVTKASFSQENISPKLPPKSVATPPSSSPQVSPSKSKLEHSRGVSESVCRTSADGEKVMMSESRASPIEQDVAMVPTSEPVVREKVYFNKKPLPKPAPPPPQQRDSRRGNGEAEERSTTRMPPVGMSHQTGKRGESGDSPFIGRAQTRGPVEVCQLRSTLRERCLDRDILRATVTLQQPVELNGEDELVFTVVEELSIGSIIDNGRPSSIISFNSDCSLQALASGSRPVSIISSINDEFDAYTSAVGSAVNIEVHTPLQDDTFVCVGSRGSSISSWLSEVSVCTLESEGAHSADVFLPQTKHIGPEGTLYLDSLGMFHCESSPRDTKNSLNDSGFSFSELDSDSAASSKLSLTKCPPSPDLTKGSLRFPFKTAKVNFLSSSSQPSQGPYIVHSSLPRKIKPTSSITHSNSNSSSYEPQRQEVKQEDPWQRIDNHYEPQLPVPSATATSKLPRTPVSGIPCRKAGVFNSNSVPLQPKVQGSTSAQRVVDGCEKSPSKKAGSPSKMPQLRRGATTLGTVPVIHASPETKVTTQDITATTNSLKFSSLGKNGKTNGQKASMLPKPGGNSPPLPPVRKSSLDQKNKTLLHQSALKSAYGEVGRPLLTRGTVSEDELEVRCRGDSNSLKTSSLKGDYTSAKATSSLKARGDAGKKHYGSQTSLERCDSMSMVGSKPTLSRENSGASLGSSISSRPIPRFGLPISSSSAIATSPPSPCCTTGALGKPGQVKGSVNPRVVGAVNGSKARLLSASNSKGLSSSTKSLAAPATRNLNANLPPTGKTSAPRATAAVNSKPGRGTIMGTRQAMRAANSRVSELASGSTSGKHLRGSGDSDSGNDSGVNLSDDKSPVAMLPSPYSKITAPRRPQRYSSGHGSDNSSVLSGELPPAMGRTALFYHSGGSSGYESMIRDSEATGSASSAHDSMSESGMSSSGRPRTSKSPKKRNGLQRRRLIPAPLPDTSSLGKKTGTAGQWVDLPPMSGALKEPFEIKVYEIDDVERLQRRRQEDSAEPFLDVEKGLLYFNSKLKVLERRHQQIRELKVKHETLKEELEDTKTRLMMDPCKWIGEFEVDQDLNKESQEYLEALSQVTEELDFCVNICKSRVMMVTCFDISVASPPDTQEGLREVEV; this is encoded by the exons ATGGATTGGAAAGAGCT GGCAGCTCAGAAGCTGAACCTCTCGTCCAAGCGGAAGAAGCACCAGTCTCCCTCCCTGCTGCATTCCGGAGCCCAGCAGCCCTCCATCTACCCCACCAACTTCAGTGGCACCCTGCAGCTCTCACCGCCCCCCGCCCCACCATGCCTGCTTCACGCTGTCTCAAAGGTCAAGGAGAACCCCGGGATGGGAAAG GTGAAAGTGATGATGCGTATCTGCCCCTCCCTGGAGGCTCCTGATTCGTCCGAGTCCATGTCCTTCCTGAaggtggaccccaggaagaagcAGTTGACCCTTTACGACCCCTCAGTCAACGACCACACCAATTCAGGGCACAGGAGAGCCACCGTGGCCATCCCAAAGATCTTCGCTTTCGACGCAGTGTTTACCCAAGATGCCTCTCAA GCGGAGGTGTGCTCAGGGACGGTGTCTGAGGTCATCCAGTCCGTGGTGAATGGTGCGGACGGCTGCATCTTCTGCTTCGGCCACGTCAGGCTCG gCAAGACGTTCACCATGATTGGCAAAGACGGCTCCACCCAGAGCCTGGGCATTGTGCCCTGCGCCATCTCCTGGCTCTTCAAGCTCATCAATGAGCGCAAGGAAAAGACGGGCACGCGTTTCTCTGTCCGCGTGTCTGCCGTAGAGATCTGTGGGAAGGAGGAGGCTCTGAAGGACCTCCTGTCTGAGGTGTCCATAGGAAGCCTGCAGGATGGACAGTCCCCAGGGGTCTACCTGCGTGAGGACCCCATCTGTGGCACTCAA ctccagAACCAGAGCGAGCTCCGCGCCCCCACAGCAGAGAAGGCAGCCTTCTTCCTGGATGCAGCCATCGCAGCACGCAGCACCAGCAggccagacacagatgaagaggagagacgcAACTCTCATATGCTGTTCACACTGCACATCTACCAGTACCGCATGGAGAAGAGCGGCAAGGGAGGCA TGTCGGGCGGACGGAGCAGGCTGCACCTTATAGACCTGGGGAGCTGTGAGAAGGTGCTAAGTAAGAGCAGAGACGGAGGGGGAggcctgtgtctgtctctcaccgCGCTGGGCAATGTTATCATGGCTTTAGCCAATGGAGCCAAGCATGTACCTTACAG GGACAGCAAACTGACGATGCTGCTGAGAGAGTCGCTGGGGAACATTAACTGCAGAACCACCATGATCGCCCACATCTCTGACTCCTCTGCTAACTACGCCGAGTCCCTCACCACCATCCAGCTGGCCTCACGCATCCACCGCATGAGGAAGAAGAAGTCCAAG TATGCATCCAGCTCCTCTGGAGGGGAGAGTTCCTGCGAGGAGGGGAGGATCCGTCGGCCGCCCCACCTCAGACCCTTCCACCCCCGGACGGTAGCCCTGGACCCGGACTTGCCCTCCCTGCTCAGCGACCCAGACTACTCTTCCAGCAGCGAGCAATCCTGCGACACCGTCATCTACGTGGGTCCGGGCGGCGCCGCCATCTCTGATAGGGAGCTGAGTGACAACGAGGGCCCCCCTGCCTTCGTTCCAATCATCCCCTCTCTGAACAGGAAGCGTTCTGGGAAAGAGGGCCCCCTGGACAGAGACCACTTCTTCATGTGCAACACGTTTGCTGAGCTGCAGGAACGCCTGGAATGTATTGACGGCAGCGAGGAGCCTACAGCGTTCGTTGGAGAGGGTAGGGCAAGTCAGGCTAGCCCACAGATGGACAGCAAGGCAAAGGAAGGCCCTGGCTCAGCTTCCCTAAAGACTGTAACTAAAGCCTCCTTCTCCCAGGAGAATATCTCACCCAAACTTCCTCCTAAATCTGTAGCCACTCCGCCATCCAGCAGCCCCCAGGTAAGCCCCTCAAAGTCTAAACTGGAACATTCCAGAGGGGTTTCAGAGAGCGTGTGCAGAACGAGTGCTGATGGTGAGAAGGTGATGATGTCAGAGAGCCGGGCGAGCCCAATCGAACAGGATGTGGCCATGGTGCCAACCTCTGAGCCAGTGGTGCGGGAGAAGGTCTACTTCAACAAGAAGCCCTTACCCAagcctgctccccctcccccacagCAGAGAGACTCACGCAGAGGCAacggagaggcagaggagaggtccaccactagAATGCCGCCCGTGGGAATGAGCCATCAGACTGGGAAACGGGGGGAGTCTGGGGACTCCCCTTTTATTGGTAGAGCCCAGACCAGGGGACCAGTAGAAGTGTGCCAGCTACGCTCCACCCTGAGAGAGAGGTGCCTGGACAGGGACATCCTCCGGGCTACGGTGACCCTGCAGCAGCCTGTAGAGCTGAACGGAGAGGATGAGTTGGTGTTCACTGTGGTGGAGGAGCTGTCCATCGGCAGCATCATAGACAACGGTCGGCCCTCCAGCATCATCAGCTTCAACAGCGACTGCTCCCTGCAGGCCCTGGCCTCCGGCTCCCGGCCCGTCAGCATCATCAGCAGCATCAACGATGAGTTTGACGCCTACACGTCAGCTGTGGGGAGTGCAGTCAACATTGAGGTGCACACCCCCTTACAGGAtgacacatttgtgtgtgtgggcagcAGGGGCTCGTCCATCAGCTCCTGGCTCAGTGAGGTCAGCGTCTGTACTCTGGAGAGTGAAGGGGCCCACTCGGCAGACGTCTTCCTCCCACAGACTAAGCACATCGGCCCAGAAGGCACCTTGTATCTGGATTCCCTGGGTATGTTTCACTGTGAATCATCCCCAAGGGACACCAAGAACTCCCTGAATGACAGTGGCTTTAGCTTTTCTGAACTGGACAGTGACAGCGCAGCGTCTAGCAAACTGTCCCTGACAAAGTGCCCTCCGTCTCCCGACTTAACCAAAGGATCCCTCAGATTCCCATTCAAAACAGCGAAAGTGAACTTTCTCAGTTCCTCTTCACAACCCTCCCAGGGCCCTTACATAGTCCACTCCAGTCTTCCCAGGAAAATTAAACCTACCTCATCCATCACCCATAgtaacagcaacagcagcagttATGAACCACAGAGACAGGAAGTCAAGCAGGAGGACCCCTGGCAGCGCATTGATAACCACTATGAACCTCAGCTACCAGTCCCCAGTGCCACTGCCACCAGCAAGCTCCCCAGAACCCCAGTGAGTGGCATTCCCTGCCGAAAAGCTGGTGTTTTCAACAGCAACAGCGTACCTCTCCAGCCCAAGGTGCAGGGCTCTACCTCAGCCCAGAGGGTGGTGGACGGCTGTGAGAAGTCGCCCAGCAAGAAAGCAGGGTCCCCCAGCAAGATGCCTCAGCTCAGACGAGGGGCCACCACCCTAGGCACCGTGCCTGTCATCCACGCCTCCCCGGAGACCAAGGTCACCACCCAGGACATCACAGCTACAACCAACAGTCTCAAGTTTTCCTCTCTGGGGAAAAATGGGAAGACCAATGGGCAGAAAGCCAGCATGCTCCCCAAACCTGGTGGTAActcacctcccctccccccaGTGCGCAAATCCAGTCTGGATCAGAAGAACAAGACCCTGCTGCACCAAAGTGCCTTAAAGTCTGCGTATGGAGAAGTAGGGAGGCCCTTACTCACCAGGGGGACAGTGTCAGAGGATGAGCTAGAGGTCCGCTGCAGAGGAGACTCCAACAGCCTCAAAACATCCAGCCTCAAGGGTGACTACACCTCGGCTAAAGCCACATCCAGCCTGAAGGCCAGAGGGGATGCTGGAAAGAAGCATTACGGCAGTCAGACGTCTCTGGAGAGATGTGACAGCATGTCCATGGTGGGCTCCAAACCCACCCTCAGCCGAGAGAACAGTGGGGCCAGCCTGGGCAGCAGCATATCCAGCAGGCCAATTCCCAGATTTGGTTTACCCATCTCAAGCAGCTCTGCCATTGCTACCTCCCCACCTTCCCCATGTTGCACCACAGGTGCTCTAGGTAAACCTGGGCAGGTCAAAGGTAGTGTTAACCCCAGAGTGGTAGGAGCGGTCAATGGAAGTAAGGCCCGTTTGTTGTCAGCGAGCAACTCTAAAGGCCTGAGCTCCTCCACCAAGTCCCTGGCAGCTCCAGCCACCAGGAACCTAAATGCCAACCTCCCCCCAACTGGTAAGACCTCTGCCCCTCGGGCCACCGCAGCCGTCAACAGCAAGCCTGGCCGGGGCACCATCATGGGCACCAGGCAGGCCATGCGAGCAGCCAACAGCCGGGTCAGTGAGCTGGCATCAGGCAGCACATCAGGCAAACACCTGAGGGGCTCAGGGGACTCTGATAGTGGtaatgatagtggggtgaacctGAGTGATGACAAGTCCCCTGTGGCCATGCTGCCCTCACCCTACAGTAAGATCACAGCCCCCAGGAGACCGCAGCGCTACAGCAGTGGACACGGCAGTGACAACAGCAGTGTTCTGAGTGGAGAGTTGCCCCCAGCCATGGGCCGAACAGCCCTCTTCTACCACAGCGGGGGCAGCAGTGGTTATGAGAGCATGATCCGTGACAGCGAGGCCACAGGCAGTGCATCTTCTGCACACGACTCCATGAGCGAGAGTGGCATGTCTTCCTCAGGCCGCCCCAGGACCTCAAAGTCCCCGAAGAAACGCAATG GGCTCCAGCGACGGCGGCTCATCCCGGCCCCCCTGCCAGACACCTCATCCCTGGGGAAGAAGACTGGCACAGCTGGCCAGTGGGTGGATCTGCCGCCCATGTCAGGAGCACTAAAGGAGCCCTTTGAGATTAAGGTGTATGAGATTGATGATGTGGAACGGCTCCAGAGGAGGCGTCAGGAGGACTCAGCCGAG CCATTCCTAGATGTTGAGAAG GGGCTGCTGTACTTCAACAGTAAGCTGAAGGTTCTGGAGCGGCGGCATCAGCAGATCAGGGAGCTGAAGGTCAAACACGAGACACTGAAGGAAGAGCTAGAGGACACCAAGACCCGGTTGATGATGGACCCTTGCAAGTGGATAGGAGAGT TTGAGGTGGACCAGGATTTGAACAAGGAGTCCCAGGAGTACCTGGAGGCCCTGAGTCAGGTCACAGAGGAGCTGGATTTCTGTGTCAACATATGCAAGTCACGTGTCATGATGGTGACATGCTTCGACATCAGTGTGGCATCACCGCCTGACACTCAAGAGGGACTTCGAGAAGTGGAAGTCTGA
- the LOC110505582 gene encoding kinesin-like protein KIF26A isoform X2, translated as MPALPSTTLTGQPHRLTHSSSSAHVRQPSKAHPHAHNVLPLGERGRRELGCLQGSSVSAGPKTSVQVMVGGGQLTGTLGSVTIQAQQYLEGMWSISRANNFLPQSSPAQGLMEEAERDIPGPTMAPVPSSRCHLTPSRQNSPVQLGQCAVGPPGPTSTSTSTQSASAAAAFFIRAAQKLNLSSKRKKHQSPSLLHSGAQQPSIYPTNFSGTLQLSPPPAPPCLLHAVSKVKENPGMGKVKVMMRICPSLEAPDSSESMSFLKVDPRKKQLTLYDPSVNDHTNSGHRRATVAIPKIFAFDAVFTQDASQAEVCSGTVSEVIQSVVNGADGCIFCFGHVRLGKTFTMIGKDGSTQSLGIVPCAISWLFKLINERKEKTGTRFSVRVSAVEICGKEEALKDLLSEVSIGSLQDGQSPGVYLREDPICGTQLQNQSELRAPTAEKAAFFLDAAIAARSTSRPDTDEEERRNSHMLFTLHIYQYRMEKSGKGGMSGGRSRLHLIDLGSCEKVLSKSRDGGGGLCLSLTALGNVIMALANGAKHVPYRDSKLTMLLRESLGNINCRTTMIAHISDSSANYAESLTTIQLASRIHRMRKKKSKYASSSSGGESSCEEGRIRRPPHLRPFHPRTVALDPDLPSLLSDPDYSSSSEQSCDTVIYVGPGGAAISDRELSDNEGPPAFVPIIPSLNRKRSGKEGPLDRDHFFMCNTFAELQERLECIDGSEEPTAFVGEGRASQASPQMDSKAKEGPGSASLKTVTKASFSQENISPKLPPKSVATPPSSSPQVSPSKSKLEHSRGVSESVCRTSADGEKVMMSESRASPIEQDVAMVPTSEPVVREKVYFNKKPLPKPAPPPPQQRDSRRGNGEAEERSTTRMPPVGMSHQTGKRGESGDSPFIGRAQTRGPVEVCQLRSTLRERCLDRDILRATVTLQQPVELNGEDELVFTVVEELSIGSIIDNGRPSSIISFNSDCSLQALASGSRPVSIISSINDEFDAYTSAVGSAVNIEVHTPLQDDTFVCVGSRGSSISSWLSEVSVCTLESEGAHSADVFLPQTKHIGPEGTLYLDSLGMFHCESSPRDTKNSLNDSGFSFSELDSDSAASSKLSLTKCPPSPDLTKGSLRFPFKTAKVNFLSSSSQPSQGPYIVHSSLPRKIKPTSSITHSNSNSSSYEPQRQEVKQEDPWQRIDNHYEPQLPVPSATATSKLPRTPVSGIPCRKAGVFNSNSVPLQPKVQGSTSAQRVVDGCEKSPSKKAGSPSKMPQLRRGATTLGTVPVIHASPETKVTTQDITATTNSLKFSSLGKNGKTNGQKASMLPKPGGNSPPLPPVRKSSLDQKNKTLLHQSALKSAYGEVGRPLLTRGTVSEDELEVRCRGDSNSLKTSSLKGDYTSAKATSSLKARGDAGKKHYGSQTSLERCDSMSMVGSKPTLSRENSGASLGSSISSRPIPRFGLPISSSSAIATSPPSPCCTTGALGKPGQVKGSVNPRVVGAVNGSKARLLSASNSKGLSSSTKSLAAPATRNLNANLPPTGKTSAPRATAAVNSKPGRGTIMGTRQAMRAANSRVSELASGSTSGKHLRGSGDSDSGNDSGVNLSDDKSPVAMLPSPYSKITAPRRPQRYSSGHGSDNSSVLSGELPPAMGRTALFYHSGGSSGYESMIRDSEATGSASSAHDSMSESGMSSSGRPRTSKSPKKRNGLQRRRLIPAPLPDTSSLGKKTGTAGQWVDLPPMSGALKEPFEIKVYEIDDVERLQRRRQEDSAEPFLDVEKGLLYFNSKLKVLERRHQQIRELKVKHETLKEELEDTKTRLMMDPCKWIGEFEVDQDLNKESQEYLEALSQVTEELDFCVNICKSRVMMVTCFDISVASPPDTQEGLREVEV; from the exons GGCAGCTCAGAAGCTGAACCTCTCGTCCAAGCGGAAGAAGCACCAGTCTCCCTCCCTGCTGCATTCCGGAGCCCAGCAGCCCTCCATCTACCCCACCAACTTCAGTGGCACCCTGCAGCTCTCACCGCCCCCCGCCCCACCATGCCTGCTTCACGCTGTCTCAAAGGTCAAGGAGAACCCCGGGATGGGAAAG GTGAAAGTGATGATGCGTATCTGCCCCTCCCTGGAGGCTCCTGATTCGTCCGAGTCCATGTCCTTCCTGAaggtggaccccaggaagaagcAGTTGACCCTTTACGACCCCTCAGTCAACGACCACACCAATTCAGGGCACAGGAGAGCCACCGTGGCCATCCCAAAGATCTTCGCTTTCGACGCAGTGTTTACCCAAGATGCCTCTCAA GCGGAGGTGTGCTCAGGGACGGTGTCTGAGGTCATCCAGTCCGTGGTGAATGGTGCGGACGGCTGCATCTTCTGCTTCGGCCACGTCAGGCTCG gCAAGACGTTCACCATGATTGGCAAAGACGGCTCCACCCAGAGCCTGGGCATTGTGCCCTGCGCCATCTCCTGGCTCTTCAAGCTCATCAATGAGCGCAAGGAAAAGACGGGCACGCGTTTCTCTGTCCGCGTGTCTGCCGTAGAGATCTGTGGGAAGGAGGAGGCTCTGAAGGACCTCCTGTCTGAGGTGTCCATAGGAAGCCTGCAGGATGGACAGTCCCCAGGGGTCTACCTGCGTGAGGACCCCATCTGTGGCACTCAA ctccagAACCAGAGCGAGCTCCGCGCCCCCACAGCAGAGAAGGCAGCCTTCTTCCTGGATGCAGCCATCGCAGCACGCAGCACCAGCAggccagacacagatgaagaggagagacgcAACTCTCATATGCTGTTCACACTGCACATCTACCAGTACCGCATGGAGAAGAGCGGCAAGGGAGGCA TGTCGGGCGGACGGAGCAGGCTGCACCTTATAGACCTGGGGAGCTGTGAGAAGGTGCTAAGTAAGAGCAGAGACGGAGGGGGAggcctgtgtctgtctctcaccgCGCTGGGCAATGTTATCATGGCTTTAGCCAATGGAGCCAAGCATGTACCTTACAG GGACAGCAAACTGACGATGCTGCTGAGAGAGTCGCTGGGGAACATTAACTGCAGAACCACCATGATCGCCCACATCTCTGACTCCTCTGCTAACTACGCCGAGTCCCTCACCACCATCCAGCTGGCCTCACGCATCCACCGCATGAGGAAGAAGAAGTCCAAG TATGCATCCAGCTCCTCTGGAGGGGAGAGTTCCTGCGAGGAGGGGAGGATCCGTCGGCCGCCCCACCTCAGACCCTTCCACCCCCGGACGGTAGCCCTGGACCCGGACTTGCCCTCCCTGCTCAGCGACCCAGACTACTCTTCCAGCAGCGAGCAATCCTGCGACACCGTCATCTACGTGGGTCCGGGCGGCGCCGCCATCTCTGATAGGGAGCTGAGTGACAACGAGGGCCCCCCTGCCTTCGTTCCAATCATCCCCTCTCTGAACAGGAAGCGTTCTGGGAAAGAGGGCCCCCTGGACAGAGACCACTTCTTCATGTGCAACACGTTTGCTGAGCTGCAGGAACGCCTGGAATGTATTGACGGCAGCGAGGAGCCTACAGCGTTCGTTGGAGAGGGTAGGGCAAGTCAGGCTAGCCCACAGATGGACAGCAAGGCAAAGGAAGGCCCTGGCTCAGCTTCCCTAAAGACTGTAACTAAAGCCTCCTTCTCCCAGGAGAATATCTCACCCAAACTTCCTCCTAAATCTGTAGCCACTCCGCCATCCAGCAGCCCCCAGGTAAGCCCCTCAAAGTCTAAACTGGAACATTCCAGAGGGGTTTCAGAGAGCGTGTGCAGAACGAGTGCTGATGGTGAGAAGGTGATGATGTCAGAGAGCCGGGCGAGCCCAATCGAACAGGATGTGGCCATGGTGCCAACCTCTGAGCCAGTGGTGCGGGAGAAGGTCTACTTCAACAAGAAGCCCTTACCCAagcctgctccccctcccccacagCAGAGAGACTCACGCAGAGGCAacggagaggcagaggagaggtccaccactagAATGCCGCCCGTGGGAATGAGCCATCAGACTGGGAAACGGGGGGAGTCTGGGGACTCCCCTTTTATTGGTAGAGCCCAGACCAGGGGACCAGTAGAAGTGTGCCAGCTACGCTCCACCCTGAGAGAGAGGTGCCTGGACAGGGACATCCTCCGGGCTACGGTGACCCTGCAGCAGCCTGTAGAGCTGAACGGAGAGGATGAGTTGGTGTTCACTGTGGTGGAGGAGCTGTCCATCGGCAGCATCATAGACAACGGTCGGCCCTCCAGCATCATCAGCTTCAACAGCGACTGCTCCCTGCAGGCCCTGGCCTCCGGCTCCCGGCCCGTCAGCATCATCAGCAGCATCAACGATGAGTTTGACGCCTACACGTCAGCTGTGGGGAGTGCAGTCAACATTGAGGTGCACACCCCCTTACAGGAtgacacatttgtgtgtgtgggcagcAGGGGCTCGTCCATCAGCTCCTGGCTCAGTGAGGTCAGCGTCTGTACTCTGGAGAGTGAAGGGGCCCACTCGGCAGACGTCTTCCTCCCACAGACTAAGCACATCGGCCCAGAAGGCACCTTGTATCTGGATTCCCTGGGTATGTTTCACTGTGAATCATCCCCAAGGGACACCAAGAACTCCCTGAATGACAGTGGCTTTAGCTTTTCTGAACTGGACAGTGACAGCGCAGCGTCTAGCAAACTGTCCCTGACAAAGTGCCCTCCGTCTCCCGACTTAACCAAAGGATCCCTCAGATTCCCATTCAAAACAGCGAAAGTGAACTTTCTCAGTTCCTCTTCACAACCCTCCCAGGGCCCTTACATAGTCCACTCCAGTCTTCCCAGGAAAATTAAACCTACCTCATCCATCACCCATAgtaacagcaacagcagcagttATGAACCACAGAGACAGGAAGTCAAGCAGGAGGACCCCTGGCAGCGCATTGATAACCACTATGAACCTCAGCTACCAGTCCCCAGTGCCACTGCCACCAGCAAGCTCCCCAGAACCCCAGTGAGTGGCATTCCCTGCCGAAAAGCTGGTGTTTTCAACAGCAACAGCGTACCTCTCCAGCCCAAGGTGCAGGGCTCTACCTCAGCCCAGAGGGTGGTGGACGGCTGTGAGAAGTCGCCCAGCAAGAAAGCAGGGTCCCCCAGCAAGATGCCTCAGCTCAGACGAGGGGCCACCACCCTAGGCACCGTGCCTGTCATCCACGCCTCCCCGGAGACCAAGGTCACCACCCAGGACATCACAGCTACAACCAACAGTCTCAAGTTTTCCTCTCTGGGGAAAAATGGGAAGACCAATGGGCAGAAAGCCAGCATGCTCCCCAAACCTGGTGGTAActcacctcccctccccccaGTGCGCAAATCCAGTCTGGATCAGAAGAACAAGACCCTGCTGCACCAAAGTGCCTTAAAGTCTGCGTATGGAGAAGTAGGGAGGCCCTTACTCACCAGGGGGACAGTGTCAGAGGATGAGCTAGAGGTCCGCTGCAGAGGAGACTCCAACAGCCTCAAAACATCCAGCCTCAAGGGTGACTACACCTCGGCTAAAGCCACATCCAGCCTGAAGGCCAGAGGGGATGCTGGAAAGAAGCATTACGGCAGTCAGACGTCTCTGGAGAGATGTGACAGCATGTCCATGGTGGGCTCCAAACCCACCCTCAGCCGAGAGAACAGTGGGGCCAGCCTGGGCAGCAGCATATCCAGCAGGCCAATTCCCAGATTTGGTTTACCCATCTCAAGCAGCTCTGCCATTGCTACCTCCCCACCTTCCCCATGTTGCACCACAGGTGCTCTAGGTAAACCTGGGCAGGTCAAAGGTAGTGTTAACCCCAGAGTGGTAGGAGCGGTCAATGGAAGTAAGGCCCGTTTGTTGTCAGCGAGCAACTCTAAAGGCCTGAGCTCCTCCACCAAGTCCCTGGCAGCTCCAGCCACCAGGAACCTAAATGCCAACCTCCCCCCAACTGGTAAGACCTCTGCCCCTCGGGCCACCGCAGCCGTCAACAGCAAGCCTGGCCGGGGCACCATCATGGGCACCAGGCAGGCCATGCGAGCAGCCAACAGCCGGGTCAGTGAGCTGGCATCAGGCAGCACATCAGGCAAACACCTGAGGGGCTCAGGGGACTCTGATAGTGGtaatgatagtggggtgaacctGAGTGATGACAAGTCCCCTGTGGCCATGCTGCCCTCACCCTACAGTAAGATCACAGCCCCCAGGAGACCGCAGCGCTACAGCAGTGGACACGGCAGTGACAACAGCAGTGTTCTGAGTGGAGAGTTGCCCCCAGCCATGGGCCGAACAGCCCTCTTCTACCACAGCGGGGGCAGCAGTGGTTATGAGAGCATGATCCGTGACAGCGAGGCCACAGGCAGTGCATCTTCTGCACACGACTCCATGAGCGAGAGTGGCATGTCTTCCTCAGGCCGCCCCAGGACCTCAAAGTCCCCGAAGAAACGCAATG GGCTCCAGCGACGGCGGCTCATCCCGGCCCCCCTGCCAGACACCTCATCCCTGGGGAAGAAGACTGGCACAGCTGGCCAGTGGGTGGATCTGCCGCCCATGTCAGGAGCACTAAAGGAGCCCTTTGAGATTAAGGTGTATGAGATTGATGATGTGGAACGGCTCCAGAGGAGGCGTCAGGAGGACTCAGCCGAG CCATTCCTAGATGTTGAGAAG GGGCTGCTGTACTTCAACAGTAAGCTGAAGGTTCTGGAGCGGCGGCATCAGCAGATCAGGGAGCTGAAGGTCAAACACGAGACACTGAAGGAAGAGCTAGAGGACACCAAGACCCGGTTGATGATGGACCCTTGCAAGTGGATAGGAGAGT TTGAGGTGGACCAGGATTTGAACAAGGAGTCCCAGGAGTACCTGGAGGCCCTGAGTCAGGTCACAGAGGAGCTGGATTTCTGTGTCAACATATGCAAGTCACGTGTCATGATGGTGACATGCTTCGACATCAGTGTGGCATCACCGCCTGACACTCAAGAGGGACTTCGAGAAGTGGAAGTCTGA